In a single window of the Melioribacteraceae bacterium genome:
- a CDS encoding efflux RND transporter periplasmic adaptor subunit, whose protein sequence is MKKWKLIIPVVSLIAIIVLILVYNKSKLSTQKRGGVEQIFYVKVEKAQKKILTETISLTGTVTANNDVNIISETSGRVTAVYANVGDYKPAGSILAQVDDELKRAAFISAETNYNKAKKDLERFLQLYDQKSASDSQLDQIKLAAAVAESQYIVARRQLEDTKIKTPISGYITARYIDVGSMVQGAPQQTLIANVVDISRLKIKVNVAEKDAVTLKPGDNVSVMVDVFPKEKFVGKVDWISSKGDDAHTFPVEISIKNESGRKLKAGLFARVEFSNLKNQEELVIPREALIGSARNPKVYVVNNGIAYLKPLVISGIIGNYIRVIDGIKEGDAVVTNGQSNLSDKTEVNILN, encoded by the coding sequence ATGAAAAAGTGGAAACTAATAATTCCAGTTGTTTCGCTAATTGCAATAATAGTATTAATACTTGTTTATAATAAATCAAAACTATCCACCCAGAAACGAGGTGGGGTAGAGCAGATATTTTACGTTAAAGTTGAAAAAGCGCAAAAGAAGATTTTGACCGAAACTATTTCGCTTACGGGTACAGTAACCGCAAACAATGATGTAAATATAATATCGGAAACGAGCGGACGGGTTACCGCTGTTTACGCCAATGTTGGAGATTACAAACCAGCAGGTTCTATTTTGGCGCAGGTTGATGATGAGTTAAAACGGGCAGCTTTTATAAGTGCTGAAACAAATTACAATAAAGCAAAAAAAGATTTGGAACGCTTCCTTCAATTATATGATCAAAAATCAGCGAGTGATTCACAGCTGGATCAGATTAAACTTGCGGCGGCAGTTGCTGAATCGCAGTACATTGTAGCTCGCAGACAATTAGAAGATACCAAAATTAAAACGCCGATTTCAGGTTATATAACCGCCCGTTACATTGATGTTGGTTCTATGGTTCAAGGCGCACCACAGCAAACATTAATCGCAAACGTTGTTGATATATCGAGATTAAAAATAAAAGTAAATGTTGCAGAAAAAGACGCGGTAACTCTTAAGCCTGGTGATAATGTTTCGGTAATGGTTGATGTTTTTCCAAAAGAAAAATTTGTTGGTAAAGTTGATTGGATTAGTTCTAAAGGAGATGATGCTCACACTTTTCCTGTTGAAATAAGTATTAAGAATGAGAGTGGCAGAAAATTGAAAGCCGGATTATTTGCGCGGGTCGAGTTTTCAAATCTCAAAAATCAAGAAGAGTTAGTTATCCCACGCGAAGCTCTAATTGGCAGCGCAAGAAATCCAAAAGTATATGTAGTTAATAATGGAATCGCCTATTTAAAACCATTAGTTATTTCTGGAATAATTGGAAATTACATACGGGTAATAGATGGAATTAAAGAGGGGGATGCAGTAGTTACAA
- a CDS encoding TolC family protein produces the protein MSRLLNHFPFVLLLLLSFNYMNAQSNLELSVDQAIQLALKNSKSLNSSLMKVRGAEAKASEANTLSLPSVKLSAAYRRISEVDPFTISTPFGNFDIAPVILDNYSAQLSLTQPLFTGSRISSGIEIAEYSAVAANEEYIKDKAELVFSVRNAYWSLYKSAQLKKVFDETLEMVKAHLEDAKNLEKAGFLTRNDILRFEVQYSDAKFKQAEAENALQISRVYLNSIVGIPLNSLIETKSEINLSIIESEELTKLINEASEKRPELKAASLRVRASESAVTMAKSSWYPQIGMFANFYYSKPNQRIFPAQNKFNDTWDAGVSLNINVWDWLSTSYQTQQAEAQYSQANDAVWIIKDAITLEVTQNYLTLNQSKKKIELAAQSVEQAEENLRVTSSKFKNGLATSSDLIDAETSLTNAKFNYTVSLVDYELSKAKLDKSLAKEVL, from the coding sequence ATGAGCAGATTGCTAAATCATTTCCCCTTTGTGTTATTGCTGCTATTATCATTTAATTATATGAATGCTCAATCAAATTTAGAATTATCGGTTGACCAAGCGATCCAACTTGCGCTAAAAAATAGCAAGAGTCTAAATTCATCACTAATGAAAGTTAGAGGAGCGGAGGCCAAAGCTTCGGAAGCTAATACATTAAGTTTGCCATCTGTAAAGTTATCGGCCGCCTACAGAAGAATAAGTGAAGTGGATCCATTTACTATATCCACTCCCTTTGGAAATTTTGATATCGCCCCGGTAATTCTGGATAATTATTCGGCACAGCTTTCACTAACACAGCCTTTGTTTACCGGTTCAAGGATTAGCAGTGGAATTGAAATTGCTGAGTATTCAGCCGTTGCCGCCAATGAAGAATATATTAAGGATAAAGCTGAATTAGTATTTAGTGTACGTAATGCTTATTGGTCACTTTATAAGTCGGCTCAATTGAAAAAGGTATTCGACGAAACTTTAGAGATGGTTAAGGCTCATCTTGAGGATGCTAAAAATTTAGAGAAGGCGGGATTTCTAACGCGAAATGATATTCTTCGATTCGAAGTGCAGTATTCAGACGCAAAATTCAAACAAGCTGAAGCTGAAAATGCTCTCCAGATTTCTAGAGTATATCTAAACTCAATTGTAGGTATTCCATTGAATTCTTTAATTGAGACTAAATCAGAAATTAATTTATCCATTATAGAATCTGAAGAACTCACAAAATTGATAAATGAGGCATCAGAAAAAAGACCGGAATTGAAAGCCGCGTCATTAAGAGTTAGAGCGAGTGAATCTGCGGTTACAATGGCCAAATCATCCTGGTATCCTCAAATTGGAATGTTCGCGAACTTCTATTACAGTAAACCAAATCAAAGAATTTTTCCCGCACAAAATAAATTTAATGATACCTGGGACGCTGGGGTAAGTTTGAATATTAATGTTTGGGATTGGCTCTCAACCTCGTACCAAACTCAACAAGCCGAGGCACAATATTCTCAAGCTAACGACGCGGTCTGGATTATAAAAGATGCAATTACTCTTGAAGTTACTCAAAATTATCTTACTCTTAATCAATCGAAAAAGAAAATTGAATTAGCCGCACAAAGTGTTGAACAAGCCGAAGAAAACTTGAGAGTTACTAGCAGTAAATTTAAAAATGGTTTGGCAACATCATCCGATTTAATTGATGCTGAAACATCTCTTACTAACGCTAAATTTAATTACACGGTCTCATTAGTAGATTATGAATTGTCAAAAGCAAAATTAGATAAATCATTAGCAAAAGAAGTCTTATAA
- a CDS encoding TetR/AcrR family transcriptional regulator, protein MKTETEIRILEKAKELFEQFGYSKVTMEEIALSLAISKKTLYKNFSNKDHILKEIILKQKCEAGDFIEKLIVDDSIDFVTKLKKLMNYMAQLSEKMQNPMIQDLHKINHNMWLEIQDFRKNKAIKNFSELLKNGIDDGVFRDDIDPQVLVPAYLAAVHSVSNPSFLSTIPLTAEQVYKEVAKLFFEGLFTKEGRKKYKNIEKKELNK, encoded by the coding sequence ATGAAAACAGAAACTGAAATTAGAATACTTGAAAAAGCAAAAGAGTTATTTGAGCAATTTGGTTATTCAAAAGTAACAATGGAAGAAATTGCACTGTCTTTGGCAATCAGCAAAAAAACTCTATATAAGAATTTTAGCAATAAGGATCATATACTAAAGGAAATCATTCTAAAGCAAAAATGTGAAGCGGGCGATTTTATAGAAAAGTTGATAGTTGATGATTCAATTGACTTTGTTACTAAATTAAAAAAACTGATGAATTATATGGCCCAACTTTCAGAAAAAATGCAAAACCCAATGATACAGGACCTTCATAAAATCAATCATAACATGTGGTTAGAAATTCAAGATTTTAGAAAAAATAAAGCGATAAAAAATTTTTCTGAATTACTTAAAAATGGAATTGACGATGGAGTATTTAGAGATGACATTGATCCACAAGTATTAGTCCCGGCATATTTAGCCGCAGTGCACTCAGTTTCCAACCCATCATTTTTGAGCACTATTCCTTTAACCGCCGAACAAGTATATAAGGAAGTTGCAAAACTTTTTTTTGAAGGATTGTTTACTAAAGAGGGTAGAAAAAAATATAAGAATATTGAAAAGAAGGAGTTAAATAAATGA
- a CDS encoding insulinase family protein: MKSKVLVLMLILFVSGISFAQLDRSKQPAPGPAPEIKIADSENFTLKNGLKVFVVRNTKLPRVAFNLVIDRDPILEGENAGYVEIAGQLLRTGTKTRTKDKLDEEIDFIGANLSTSSTGVYAASLKKHVNKLLELMSDVVLNSNFKQEELDKIQKQTLSGLAAAKDDPSAIATRVRDVLFFGKDHPYGEATTEQTVKTINLEIAKKYVDDYFRPNAAYLAIVGDITKAEAQKLTEKYFGKWKSKEIPKSTFSAPKSPVVNKVCLVDRPASVQSVLTIGYPVELKKGSEDVIKASMLNMILGGSFSSRLNQNLREKNGYTYGARSAIASDKYIGHFEASTTVRNSVTDSAITEMLNEIKKIRTEKIEDAELQSTKNYMTGNFARALESPQTIANFAIDIERYQLPKDYYKNYLKNLNAVTSDDLLATAKKYVKPNNSYVLVVGNGEEIAKNIAKFSLSNKVEYYDIYGEKYDPSVKKVPEGITAVSVIDKYVEAIGGKENVSKITDQTFKFSGSVQGMTITVTMAKKAPNKFYQLVDFGVGQQKTVFNGEKGIASGMGQEVELTGAQLEAMKVEAPLHPYFEYEKMGIKVELAGIESIEGKDAYNLTITAPSGKKSTQYYDIESGLMVRTITTAETPQGSFSSTIDMSDYKEVAGVKFPHRLNQSTPMGSIELTATSIEVNTNLPDSMFEIK; encoded by the coding sequence ATGAAAAGTAAAGTTTTAGTATTAATGTTGATCTTGTTTGTTTCGGGAATTTCGTTCGCGCAGTTAGACCGTTCGAAACAACCGGCTCCCGGCCCAGCACCCGAAATAAAAATTGCAGATTCAGAAAATTTTACATTAAAAAACGGATTAAAAGTTTTTGTTGTTAGAAACACAAAACTTCCGAGAGTTGCATTCAATTTGGTCATCGATCGTGATCCAATACTTGAGGGAGAGAATGCAGGTTATGTAGAAATCGCAGGACAATTACTAAGGACAGGAACAAAGACCAGAACAAAAGACAAACTTGATGAGGAGATTGATTTTATTGGGGCAAATCTATCTACATCGTCAACCGGTGTATACGCGGCATCACTAAAAAAACATGTTAATAAGCTATTAGAATTAATGTCGGATGTAGTGCTTAACTCAAACTTTAAGCAGGAAGAATTAGATAAAATTCAGAAGCAAACACTTTCGGGGCTTGCGGCCGCTAAGGATGATCCGAGCGCGATAGCAACTAGAGTTCGAGATGTTTTATTTTTTGGTAAAGATCATCCATACGGAGAAGCAACAACAGAGCAAACTGTAAAAACAATCAACCTTGAAATAGCAAAAAAATATGTTGATGATTATTTCCGTCCTAATGCCGCTTATTTAGCAATTGTTGGTGATATAACAAAAGCTGAAGCACAAAAACTTACTGAAAAATATTTTGGGAAATGGAAATCAAAAGAAATACCAAAAAGTACTTTCTCTGCACCTAAGTCCCCTGTTGTTAATAAAGTTTGTTTGGTCGATCGTCCGGCTTCAGTTCAATCCGTACTTACTATCGGATATCCGGTCGAACTCAAAAAGGGAAGCGAAGATGTTATTAAGGCTTCTATGTTGAATATGATATTAGGCGGTTCATTTTCTTCGAGATTGAACCAAAACTTGAGAGAGAAAAATGGATATACTTATGGGGCGCGTTCTGCAATAGCATCTGATAAATATATCGGACATTTCGAAGCATCTACTACGGTAAGAAATTCGGTTACAGACAGCGCGATTACAGAAATGTTAAATGAGATCAAAAAAATTAGAACAGAAAAAATTGAGGATGCTGAACTGCAATCAACCAAAAATTATATGACGGGAAATTTTGCCCGCGCTTTGGAAAGTCCACAAACCATAGCAAATTTCGCAATCGATATTGAGCGTTATCAACTGCCAAAAGATTATTATAAAAACTATCTTAAAAATTTGAATGCTGTTACTAGTGATGATCTGTTAGCAACAGCAAAAAAATATGTAAAACCAAATAATAGTTATGTGTTGGTGGTTGGTAATGGCGAAGAAATAGCAAAAAACATCGCCAAGTTTTCTTTAAGCAATAAAGTTGAATATTATGATATCTACGGCGAGAAGTATGATCCTTCTGTAAAAAAAGTACCCGAAGGAATTACCGCAGTTTCTGTTATTGATAAATATGTTGAAGCCATCGGTGGTAAAGAAAACGTTTCTAAAATTACAGATCAAACATTCAAATTTTCAGGCTCGGTACAGGGAATGACAATAACCGTAACAATGGCTAAGAAAGCTCCAAACAAATTTTATCAATTAGTTGATTTTGGTGTTGGTCAACAAAAAACTGTATTTAACGGGGAAAAGGGAATAGCAAGTGGTATGGGGCAGGAAGTAGAATTAACCGGTGCACAACTAGAAGCAATGAAAGTAGAAGCACCTCTTCATCCCTATTTTGAGTATGAAAAAATGGGAATCAAAGTTGAACTTGCCGGTATTGAATCAATTGAAGGAAAAGATGCTTACAACTTGACTATTACGGCTCCATCAGGAAAAAAATCAACGCAATATTATGATATTGAAAGTGGACTTATGGTTAGGACAATTACAACCGCGGAGACACCACAGGGTAGTTTCTCATCAACAATTGATATGAGTGATTACAAAGAGGTTGCCGGTGTAAAATTCCCGCATAGATTAAATCAGAGTACTCCAATGGGTTCCATTGAACTTACAGCAACGAGTATTGAGGTTAATACTAACCTTCCCGATTCGATGTTTGAGATAAAGTAA
- a CDS encoding insulinase family protein: MKRNLFLFTLLAFSFVVTAQSRKIEYTQYALANGINVILHKDNTTPIVAVTMTFHVGSKDEKADRTGFAHFFEHLMFEGSANIPRGQYDKISQGAGGQNNASTSFDKTFYYQILPSNQLELGLWMESERLLHLKIDSIGVETQRKVVKEERKQRYDNQPYGSLIEETFKRAYKEYPYKWTPIGSAQYIDQATISEFMDFYKHFYVPQNVTLSIAGDIDIESTKKLIDKYFADIPKGQHEIKRITVKEPPLGGEVRDIVYDNIQLPLVLHAYRMPEQGTQDYYALNMLAKLLAGGQSSRLYKSIVDKQQKAVNIGSIPLALEGPGLFIVYGITNVGVTAEDLEKAIEAELTTAKTNMISDSEFQKLKNQTEAEFVNKNSTVLGIANSLADYHVYYGDANLINTEISRYMKVTRDDIKRVANQYFTADNRVALTYLPKAMKKD; encoded by the coding sequence ATGAAGAGAAATCTATTTTTATTCACTTTATTAGCTTTTTCATTTGTCGTGACTGCTCAGTCCCGAAAAATTGAGTACACACAATATGCATTAGCTAACGGTATTAATGTAATATTACACAAAGACAACACTACGCCAATAGTGGCAGTAACAATGACTTTTCATGTCGGTTCAAAAGATGAAAAAGCGGATAGAACAGGATTCGCTCATTTTTTTGAACATCTAATGTTTGAAGGGTCCGCAAATATTCCCCGCGGTCAATATGATAAAATATCTCAGGGCGCAGGTGGGCAAAATAACGCCAGCACTTCTTTTGATAAAACTTTCTACTATCAAATTTTACCTTCAAATCAACTTGAACTTGGGTTATGGATGGAATCGGAAAGATTACTTCACTTAAAAATTGATAGCATTGGAGTTGAAACACAACGAAAAGTGGTTAAAGAAGAAAGAAAGCAACGTTACGATAATCAGCCTTACGGTTCATTAATCGAAGAAACATTTAAACGCGCTTATAAAGAATACCCATACAAATGGACACCTATCGGATCTGCTCAATATATTGATCAGGCTACTATTAGTGAATTTATGGATTTTTACAAACACTTTTATGTACCGCAAAATGTTACTCTTTCTATAGCAGGCGATATTGATATCGAATCAACTAAAAAATTAATTGATAAATATTTTGCTGATATACCAAAAGGTCAGCATGAAATTAAAAGAATTACAGTAAAAGAACCACCACTAGGTGGAGAAGTGAGAGACATAGTTTATGATAACATTCAATTGCCGCTAGTTCTTCATGCTTATAGAATGCCGGAACAGGGAACCCAAGATTATTATGCACTAAATATGCTTGCTAAATTATTAGCTGGGGGACAAAGCTCGCGCCTATACAAATCAATAGTTGATAAACAACAAAAAGCTGTAAATATTGGCTCAATCCCACTCGCTCTTGAAGGACCAGGATTATTTATTGTTTATGGAATAACAAATGTTGGAGTAACCGCGGAAGATTTAGAAAAAGCAATTGAAGCAGAACTAACTACAGCCAAAACTAACATGATAAGTGATAGCGAATTTCAAAAATTAAAAAATCAAACTGAAGCAGAATTTGTAAATAAAAACAGCACAGTCCTTGGTATTGCAAATAGTCTTGCTGATTATCATGTCTATTATGGTGACGCGAATTTGATTAACACGGAAATTAGCAGATACATGAAAGTTACAAGAGATGATATTAAACGGGTGGCAAACCAATATTTTACCGCAGATAACAGAGTTGCTTTAACTTATCTGCCTAAGGCGATGAAAAAAGATTAA